The Quercus lobata isolate SW786 chromosome 4, ValleyOak3.0 Primary Assembly, whole genome shotgun sequence genome segment AGAGTAAAGTTGTCTGGAAACCTCCGTCTCCACAATCCAAACGGGGCCTAACTCTTTATCCCATGTACCTATGGATCACAACACGACACCAAAAGGTCCAAAACGGTTCATCCTAGAGGGAGTGCTGgcttatttttgtcattttcactGTTTTATTATAAGTACACTATTTATCAATTTCTTAGTATATTCTACCTTGtaaaaaacatagtttttttatatatatactttgcATTAAAAATATGGTCAAATCTATGATGTGGCGGAGCGCCATCATCGACGATGGAATGCTCCAAATTTCACCGTCTGGTTTGTGTGTAAATGCCAAATTTTGATTCaacccccaaaatttttgttttgggcctttttcgGCCGTTAATTTCAAACCGCTTCTTGCATTTTTAGTCTACGTCATCAGGTGGCTATCTCGTGATGGGCCCATTTTATATTGAAACGCCCAAAGTTTCACATACTTTATTCTTATGAAAAATTGTCAAACATTATATGGACCCTCTTTTATTCATTACCTATTATTTCATGAAAGAATTTGAGTTCCAATTCTCTACCCCTTGTTGTCGTAATCAAATGGTATTATGAAAAGATTTCAGATATGATATGTGTGAATGTAGTGTTTGGTATACCCCATTTACATGCACTTTCaaatttgatatgtttttaaaaatgtaatcaAAAGGTATTATGAAAAGATTTGAGATATAAAATGTGTGAATATAGTGTTTGGCGTACCCCATTTACACTTAAAAATTTGATGTGCTTGTAAAAAATGTTCAATAAAATTGGGTGCTTCTAGAAGTGTGCAATACAAGAGGGGAGTTAAGACCAAAAACATAATGAAGAGGGTGTAAGAAACAACACTTCACCACAATGAAAGAACTCCTAGAATTCATGGAATTTGGAGAGTTTGGATCTGATGGGATAACATATTTTTCTCTGTTAATTGAGATATGGGAATTTGGTAAAGtagatttttcttgattttagaATGAAGTTCTTGATGTTTGCATAACTTGGTAAGTTGGTGGAAAATAGTTGTATAGTGGAAGCCTTTACTAATAATAGTTGCTCTAACTTATCATCTAGGCCCCATGTTGTCTCATAAACTTGACCTACTCTACTAAGTTAGGAAAGTGCAATCATTTTGTAACGCTAAAAATAGGAGAGGAGGACCGacatgcttttttctttttttctttttccttctaattTTAGTTTAATGGCCATGAATTTAACACATGCTTTTTCCATtaagtggtagagagaaaaagaggcacaaaaagaaaaactgggCAACAAATTTCTCAACCATTTAACATTTTAGTGCTAaacagtcttttttttttttacctaactGCTCCTCCATTTTTAAAGTTGAAAAGTAAATAATGCACTTTTAATGGAAGCATAAAATCAAAGACAATCATATCTGCATAAAAGTGAAGTGATTCGGTTCAATGACAATTATGAAACTATCTGTAGCATTCTAAAATCATTGGACCTAAGATTGAGTTCAGGTTGTGGATCAAATCCATTTgatcaactttattttttattcctaaatgGGTAAATAGGATCATCACAGCTGATCTTCctatttacaaaaagaaaaagagaatcaTATCTCTTTTACAGCTCTATCCTCATATAAATCAAGTCATTCTACCTTTGCTTCAAGAGTGTTTGACAGTTCATGAACAAGAAGATGCATGGAAAATATAATACATCTTTGAGATGTTAaaaatttgtgggtaatgattATCATACAAGTTATTGCATATTCATCGTACACACACTGCCACGTGGGCTGAGATCGTGTTTTTGATACATAATTTCACAGATTGTATAGGGAATGTGCAATGAGGATTATGTAACAAGATTTAGCCAAAATATATACCCTAGCAGAAAAAGAATATACATCCAAGACTCACACATTGGTACCCTTAGTGTCAAGTAGGCACCACCTATAGTCCATACCACAACTCTTAAGTTAAATCTCCTAAAGTGAATCTGAACTAGGAGCAAGGATTGattaaaccaaacaaacaaacaaaaaaacatgatTATGGCCTGATAATCTATTTGGTACTCATAATTTTGAGGCAGGAAAATCTATAATAATGGTTGATTATAATCATGgcactattaaaattattagttgATATTTTCACATGGATACTAAATTTGATGAGATTGGTAGATTGCTTCATGCCCCGCCTTTTAGTAGCATGGTTAACTTTGCTTGAAGATTTGGATTGtcttttaaaagttaaaaagtctGTAGAAATTATCAAATGTAGTCATTTTCAGTTCAAAAAATGACACAACCATGTTTCTATCAACAATATGCAGATTTGGACAAACTGGAATCTATAAGGTCTTCATGTTTGGGAATCCGAGTGTCATAGTTACCTCACCTGAAGCATGCAGAAGAGTATTGACAGATGATGATTGCTTTAAACCTGGTTGGCCTAAGTCCACTGTTGCACTCATTGGAAAGAAGTCATTTATTGGCATTTCTTTTGAAGAGCATAAGCGTCTCCGGCGGCTAACAGCTGCTCCAGTCAATGGTTATGAGGCATTGTCAATGTACACTAAATACATTGAAGAAATTGTAACATCTTCCTTGGACAAATGGACAACAATGGGAGAAATTGAGTTCTTGACTGAACTGAGGAAGCTTACTTTTAGGATAATTATGTACATTTTTCTTAGCTCAGAGAGTGAGCAAGTAATGACGGCCTTGGAGAGGGAATATACAACACTTAATTATGGAGTTAGAGCCATGGCAATTAATATTCCAGGATTTGCTTATCATAAAGCACTCAAGGTGAGTCCAAGTAACATTTTTCAGTTCTATTTTCAGCCAATCCAAAATAAACACAATAGGATTCAAAGATAATGTTGGGCTTAATTTTGTGTAATCTTGGgcttaattttgtgttttccatGGTAGACAAGTTTATGCATATGTATGATCACACGCACATGTTTGAACCATGGATAAAAAATGGAACATGATTAAACATTGGAGTGAATAAATAGATATGAAAATTTGGCTTACTTGTGAAGCCAATTGTTGTGTTTTGTGTAGTAACTCAAATTGACTTATGGCTATTTCAGGCTCGAAAGAATCTTGTGGCTACATTTCAATCTATTGTGGAGGATAGAAGAAATCAAAAGAAGGTTTCTGTTCCCacaaagaagaaagatatgATGGACGCTTTGATAGATGTTGAAGACGAAAATGGTAGAAAATTGACTGATGAGGACATCATAGATATTCTAGTGATGTACTTGAATGCAGGTCATGAGTCATCAGGACATACCGCAATGTGGGCTACCATTTTCCTAAACCAGCACCCAGAATATCTTCAAAAGGCAAAGGTATTAGTGTTTAAATATTGCTCATTAGCATCAACATCTAGTTCTTAAAATCAATGTCTGAAAAGTTGGTGACTCTGAGAGTTTACACCACTTTGGCAAGTCAAGTGCAACCTTAACTCATCACTCATGAGTTTCATATTAGACTTTACATCCACCTGCATTCCACTTATGACCTTGTCAACATTGAGAAATTGTGTTTACTGCATCATAGCACAGtcttttgattaattaaaatgGGCAAGTTTGTAGCAATTCATTGCATGATCATGTACTGCATGTGTCACTAAGGACTGTAGGAGACAAAATTGGAGATGAGTAGGAACAGCTCTCTTAGGAATCAGAGATGTATAAGTCAAAAGATTGGAGTCGATTTTGGAGAAAGTCTTAAACTTTCCATTAGGAACTCCATTGGCATgaatatgcaattttttttttttttttttggttgagttcttgaattttattcatgagttccttgattttaaatTGGCATAACCCAAAACTTTGCTTGTTCCAATCGCTGAGCTCTTTCCTTGCCACTTGAAGTTATCCATTAAAATGAGACTTGGCAATCCTGCAAAGCTAAAATTCCAAGCCTTTTTTACAACCCCTTTGCAAGAGCAATCCCAAATCCAGgcaattaaaaatatgaaaggTCTGGCATAATGCTGCTTTTCCAAACAAGTATCCAAGATTATAGGGTGGTGATCTGAAGCTGTGGCAACCGGATGGGAAACACCAGCACTTGGGTTAtgctgtcaaaatattaaacCGGGTCAAGTTTTTTCTCAGTTTGCCTGGACGAGCTGTTGAGAGGATGAATGGATTGGAAATTTGATGTCccaagaaaacaagaaaaacaccACATGGAGTGTTACAAGCATTTCACTGATTTCTCTAGCTCAAttaatctttttaaattttttttttctccacccttatcttttttttatcgGAGTTCTACTCATTGTGGcttgagttttgattttttttttttttttctcaaattctGTTTCCACACAACTGCAGAAAGAGCAAGAGGAAATCGTAAGGAAGAGGCCACTAGAGCAGAAGGGGTTGACACTGAAAGAAATTCGAGAAATGGAATATCTTTCTAAGGTACAACATCCATGTGATAAAATTCATTTTCCCTTGGTATGCACCAAGTCGTTTTCCTCCTTTTCATCTTATGATTTTAAAACTTTGGCAGGTGATTGACGAAACACTTCGTGTGATAACATTTTCCCTGACAGTTTTCCGAGAGGCAAAAAAAGATGTCAATTTAGCAGGTCAGTCTATGCAGTggattttcattctttttcgtAAGATATGGCTATGAGATCTTGTGCTTGCATAACAAGtgaatatagaaagaaaaatatgactATAGATGTATAAAGATGGCTTGTGCATTCATCACATAgactaatattattttcttgttatgccaataaatatttgtaatagTCTATCATACAGAATTGGATAGAGGATAGTGCAGCACCTCCACTATGAACATGTGTTCATTTGTAGCGACTGCACAATATGTTATGATTTATTAATGAGAAGTTTTTCAGGTTATACCATTCCCAAAGGTTGGAGAGTCCTAGTGTGGTTTAGGAGTGTTCACCTAGATCCTGAAATTTATGAGAATCCAAAGGAATTTAAGCCTTCCAGATGGGATGTAAGTAAAGCATCATcttcccaccccccccccccacctcaCCCTCTTCAAATATACAGATACATATCTTTTGTAGCATGCATGATATGTGTTTAAGAATGTGCTTTCATAAGTATCCTGATTTGCTTTATATTGAATGCAGAATTTTACACCCAAAGCAGGAGCCTTCCTTCCTTTTGGAGCAGGAAGTAGATTGTGCCCTGGAAATGATCTTGCTAAGCTGGAAATTTCTATTTTCCTTCA includes the following:
- the LOC115987237 gene encoding ent-kaurenoic acid oxidase 1-like gives rise to the protein MELGSICNVLLGIFGVLVVLRWVVKSANWWLYETQLGEKQYSLPPGDMGWPFIGNMWSFLSAFKSKDPDSFVASLVSRFGQTGIYKVFMFGNPSVIVTSPEACRRVLTDDDCFKPGWPKSTVALIGKKSFIGISFEEHKRLRRLTAAPVNGYEALSMYTKYIEEIVTSSLDKWTTMGEIEFLTELRKLTFRIIMYIFLSSESEQVMTALEREYTTLNYGVRAMAINIPGFAYHKALKARKNLVATFQSIVEDRRNQKKVSVPTKKKDMMDALIDVEDENGRKLTDEDIIDILVMYLNAGHESSGHTAMWATIFLNQHPEYLQKAKKEQEEIVRKRPLEQKGLTLKEIREMEYLSKVIDETLRVITFSLTVFREAKKDVNLAGYTIPKGWRVLVWFRSVHLDPEIYENPKEFKPSRWDNFTPKAGAFLPFGAGSRLCPGNDLAKLEISIFLHHFLLNYQLERLNPGSPAMYLPHTRPVDNCLARIKKCPSSSV